A window of Candidatus Hydrogenedentota bacterium contains these coding sequences:
- the trxA gene encoding thioredoxin: protein MSNATELTEDNFKDAVASGVTLVDFWAEWCGPCRMIAPVLDELAAEYDGKAKIGKVDVDSASNLAQEFSVSSIPTLLIMKDGAEVNRFIGVTGKGDLAKAIDSALA, encoded by the coding sequence ATGAGCAACGCCACCGAACTCACGGAAGACAACTTCAAGGATGCCGTAGCCAGCGGGGTCACCCTCGTGGACTTCTGGGCCGAATGGTGCGGGCCGTGCCGGATGATCGCCCCGGTGCTCGATGAACTCGCCGCCGAGTACGACGGCAAGGCAAAAATCGGCAAGGTGGACGTCGACAGCGCCTCGAACCTGGCGCAGGAGTTCAGCGTGTCGAGCATCCCGACCCTGCTGATTATGAAAGACGGCGCCGAGGTCAACCGCTTCATCGGCGTGACCGGCAAAGGCGACCTCGCCAAGGCCATCGACAGCGCGCTGGCCTGA
- a CDS encoding glycosyltransferase family 9 protein → MINGVPRILLVRLSAIGDVVRVLPALHTLRNRYPNAQIDWAVERKSLEVISGHPALDQIHVFERSGDFKSDFRTFRGLCATLRAQRYDWVIDFHGIFKTGVITRCSGAAKRIGFARPRAQEFSHLATNQRVRLVSNYMNRIEENLELCKAVDAKCHSLDVVIDIPEEADDAIDAYFTRRFHGAKKVIAIHAPVDRPEKQWPLEYYAALADMIMRDGRYEALLTYGPGQRPVVDEVVAMTRCKPHVAPETPDLKHYAALVEQCDLYFGGDTGPMHIASAMGTPIIAVFGGTHPSQHAPLRQPSRVLYAGPEIPVRSIDRENAEALFRKITPEMAYDTCVEMLHQ, encoded by the coding sequence ATGATCAATGGCGTCCCCCGCATACTCCTGGTACGGTTAAGCGCCATCGGCGATGTAGTCCGCGTGCTGCCGGCCCTGCATACCCTCCGCAACCGCTACCCGAACGCCCAAATCGATTGGGCGGTGGAGCGGAAATCCCTCGAAGTCATCTCGGGCCACCCCGCGCTCGACCAGATCCATGTCTTCGAGCGCTCGGGCGATTTCAAGAGCGACTTCCGGACGTTTCGCGGGCTGTGCGCCACGCTCCGCGCACAGCGCTACGACTGGGTCATCGATTTCCACGGTATTTTCAAGACCGGTGTCATCACGCGGTGCTCCGGGGCCGCCAAACGGATCGGGTTTGCCCGCCCGCGCGCCCAGGAATTCAGCCACCTCGCCACCAACCAGCGGGTCCGCCTGGTCTCCAACTACATGAACCGCATCGAGGAGAACCTGGAGCTCTGCAAGGCCGTGGACGCCAAGTGCCACTCCCTCGATGTCGTCATTGATATCCCCGAGGAGGCGGACGACGCCATCGACGCCTATTTCACCCGCCGCTTCCACGGCGCCAAGAAGGTCATCGCAATCCACGCGCCCGTGGACCGTCCCGAAAAGCAGTGGCCGCTGGAATACTACGCGGCGCTGGCCGATATGATCATGCGCGACGGCCGCTACGAGGCGCTCCTCACCTACGGGCCGGGGCAGCGCCCGGTGGTGGACGAGGTCGTCGCGATGACGCGGTGCAAGCCCCACGTCGCGCCGGAGACGCCCGACCTCAAGCACTACGCCGCGCTCGTGGAGCAGTGCGATCTCTATTTCGGCGGCGACACCGGCCCCATGCACATCGCTTCGGCGATGGGAACGCCGATCATTGCGGTTTTCGGGGGCACCCACCCCAGCCAGCACGCGCCCCTGCGGCAGCCGTCGCGCGTGCTCTACGCGGGGCCGGAGATTCCGGTGCGCAGCATCGACCGCGAGAACGCCGAGGCCCTGTTCCGCAAGATCACGCCGGAAATGGCGTACGACACCTGCGTCGAAATGCTGCACCAGTAG
- a CDS encoding tetratricopeptide repeat protein, protein MARAATDMLSGRETQEQAAELAALRRLLDISANTFSISVAVCNSPILRDYCIESVRKSHPDLAVVSLPRGCVDVYGEVTSQLETIHPPALFMTGIEHSVSSETEEHPTLRSLNASRDLWETRFPCPVVFWVPAYVAALLPSQAPDFWRYRSHGFEFVAPRLSQEVVVREGCEDSYGISRNLDATQKRFRIAELEQRIAQVDLPPNEGLAPHLLNWLQELGFLYNWIGDPEKAERILHQALDVCVDCGLAEYHAGVLSNLAYLSGMRGDGESAESHYRKALEIYRGTHNLHGQASALGNLGSAIRARGDLDNAEALFREALAVYKEVGSDIGEANMLANLASNEEARGNLDSAERLYRQGLEIYRQAVHVDGEADTLAELGDIERTRGNLERAADYFGQALALDRSVGRTAGEASALSRLGAVTFDKGDLDAAEGYLREALDLYRQIGRSNVEATILAHLAAIAWARDDLDAAETLFLQSLEIERAKGQLDRQVTRLAALGGLASARGDIERSEHFHQEALAIQRRLESTEGLVDL, encoded by the coding sequence ATGGCGCGCGCCGCCACCGACATGCTCTCCGGCCGCGAAACCCAGGAGCAGGCCGCGGAACTCGCCGCGCTCCGGCGACTGCTTGATATTTCGGCGAATACCTTTTCCATCTCGGTTGCCGTATGCAATAGTCCCATATTGAGGGACTATTGCATTGAAAGCGTCCGAAAAAGCCACCCTGATCTGGCCGTCGTTAGCTTGCCCCGCGGGTGTGTGGATGTATATGGCGAAGTGACGAGTCAATTAGAGACGATCCACCCTCCCGCGCTCTTCATGACAGGCATCGAACACTCCGTTTCCTCGGAGACCGAAGAACACCCGACCCTGCGTTCTTTGAACGCCTCGCGCGACTTGTGGGAAACCCGCTTCCCCTGCCCGGTCGTATTCTGGGTGCCCGCGTATGTGGCAGCGCTACTCCCCTCACAAGCCCCCGATTTCTGGCGATACCGGAGCCACGGCTTTGAGTTTGTCGCGCCAAGGTTGAGCCAGGAAGTGGTCGTTCGCGAAGGGTGTGAGGACAGCTACGGGATTTCCAGAAACCTTGATGCAACGCAGAAACGATTTCGCATCGCTGAATTGGAGCAACGAATAGCCCAGGTCGATTTGCCTCCAAACGAAGGGCTCGCACCGCACCTCCTGAATTGGTTGCAGGAATTGGGGTTTCTATACAATTGGATCGGCGATCCTGAGAAAGCAGAACGCATCCTCCATCAGGCGCTTGACGTGTGTGTCGACTGCGGCTTGGCCGAGTACCATGCGGGAGTATTGTCCAATCTGGCGTATCTCTCCGGAATGCGCGGCGATGGAGAGAGTGCTGAATCCCACTATCGGAAGGCGCTTGAAATCTATCGCGGAACGCATAACCTTCACGGCCAGGCCAGTGCGCTGGGCAATCTTGGAAGTGCTATTCGGGCGCGTGGAGACCTGGACAATGCGGAAGCTTTATTTCGCGAAGCATTAGCCGTTTACAAAGAAGTCGGCAGCGATATTGGCGAAGCAAACATGCTTGCCAATCTTGCCAGCAATGAAGAGGCGAGGGGCAATCTGGACAGTGCCGAAAGACTCTATCGTCAAGGGCTAGAAATCTATAGACAAGCCGTCCATGTCGATGGCGAAGCGGATACCCTCGCAGAGCTCGGCGACATCGAACGGACACGCGGAAATCTTGAACGTGCCGCGGATTACTTTGGTCAGGCGCTAGCACTAGATCGAAGCGTCGGGCGCACTGCGGGAGAGGCCAGTGCCTTGAGCCGCCTTGGCGCCGTCACTTTCGATAAGGGAGACCTCGACGCAGCTGAGGGATATCTTCGCGAGGCGCTGGACCTATACCGCCAAATCGGCCGGTCAAATGTAGAAGCTACTATTCTCGCACACCTCGCCGCCATCGCCTGGGCGCGTGATGATCTCGACGCAGCGGAAACCCTTTTCCTGCAATCCCTCGAAATCGAGCGCGCCAAGGGGCAACTCGATAGGCAGGTGACCCGGCTGGCGGCACTGGGTGGATTGGCGTCGGCGCGCGGAGATATCGAACGTTCGGAACATTTCCACCAGGAGGCGCTGGCTATCCAAAGGCGGTTGGAATCTACGGAAGGTCTTGTAGATTTATAA
- a CDS encoding AAA family ATPase — protein MNQVQTVYRAFSLAPLTPEQESLYVPLDRSRGEMDVVHRLASRIRMAEHSVSQVLAGHKGSGKSTELMRLQVELERQDSGGRYFTVLVKADDDIDRNDVDFPEILIALVRQLAKQLKEREGIQLKPGYFADRWERIKKLLGSEISFEGASLEAGMLKISSTLKSSPDARDDIRKLLEPDTNNWLAAANDVIGQAIAGLSRKGYQGLVVLLDDLEKWSYGPKMTQVAQRQSTSLYTAPPSSPHFNATPSTPYPCLWPTPTTNKPSSPVSTTMSPLSPWSRSQHRHRIPSRTGRDSTGCAT, from the coding sequence ATGAACCAAGTTCAGACCGTATACCGGGCCTTTTCGCTCGCGCCGCTGACGCCGGAACAGGAATCCCTCTATGTGCCGTTGGATCGTTCGCGGGGGGAAATGGACGTCGTTCACCGGCTGGCGTCTCGCATTCGGATGGCCGAGCACTCGGTGAGCCAGGTCCTGGCGGGGCACAAAGGCAGTGGAAAGTCCACCGAACTGATGCGATTGCAGGTAGAATTGGAGCGCCAGGATTCCGGCGGGCGCTATTTTACGGTTCTGGTGAAGGCAGACGATGACATCGATAGAAATGACGTGGATTTCCCCGAGATCCTCATCGCACTTGTACGGCAACTGGCAAAACAACTTAAGGAACGTGAAGGAATCCAACTCAAACCCGGGTACTTCGCGGATCGATGGGAGCGTATCAAGAAACTCCTTGGCAGCGAGATAAGTTTCGAAGGGGCAAGCCTCGAAGCGGGAATGTTGAAGATCTCCTCCACGCTCAAGAGCAGTCCCGATGCCAGGGACGACATCCGCAAGCTCCTGGAGCCCGACACCAACAACTGGCTCGCCGCGGCCAATGACGTGATCGGACAAGCCATCGCCGGACTCAGCCGCAAGGGCTACCAGGGCCTCGTGGTTCTTCTTGACGATCTCGAAAAATGGTCATACGGCCCAAAGATGACGCAGGTTGCTCAACGGCAGAGTACCTCTTTATACACCGCGCCGCCCAGCTCACCGCATTTCAATGCCACACCGTCTACACCTTACCCTTGTCTCTGGCCTACTCCCACCACGAACAAGCCATCAAGTCCAGTTTCAACAACCATGTCCCCGTTGTCCCCATGGTCAAGGTCGCAACACCGCCACCGGATTCCAAGCCGCACCGGGCGGGACTCGACCGGATGCGCGACATGA
- a CDS encoding PSD1 domain-containing protein produces MPRHLFLLFALLPALSPTAALVDAADHFERTIRPMLAAHCFGCHGPETQKSGLRLDSLAAMRAGGSRGPAVEPGNPDSLLLLAIRQSGDLKMPPEGALSAAEIETLAAWVDSGANWPEYKPAPAPVPAQMLETRARHWAYQPLASPAPPAVQQAEWPRNAIDRFLLARLEADGLAPAPEADRRTLIRRLSYTLTGLPPRHDEVEAFAADDRPEAYTELVERLLDSPHYGERWGRHWLDVVRYTDSFDSRGNDKTDPVEIWRYRDWVVNALNRDMPYDEFVRHQVAGDLIPGPGGDFNRDGLVATGMLAIGHWPQGDADKEKMVTDIVDDQVDVVTRTFLGVTMACARCHDHKFDPFTIEEYYSLAGIFFSSSILPGPGAKTEGSPILHLPLASQETLDRRRDAESRRDALRRERETLLADSRAAHAQAERARTAAYLLATQREAPADPALNPDVLAAWRRALEGGIAPALHQATPNFQALPGVTARADSGGVPSATGNASDSAVQYSTITQPARSVVVHPGPSEGVGVGWRAPAAGAYQVAGRLADADANCGDGIAWTLVHREHGVDRVLATAEMNNGGSADIALPAPVALDAGGQILLTVLPRGEYSCDTTQVDLRIQADGAAWDFAADVLPAFDAGNPWPDAAGNADVWWLYRGAAESHLDPVLFAPWHAAIRDGQRDDSALDAAAAMIQAAINAADQSPPLQAALARLGEPGGPLWIEAPPATDDSPLARANAELAALDAELAQPLDLAVGIQEGGVPETEHAGIHDVAVHRRGSYTNLGPMVPRQMPAIVRGTAIRPVTAGSGRADLAAWLTEECAPLLARVMANRVWQHHVGTGLVRTPGDFGAQGQPPTHPELLDHLAARFIESSWSLKALHREILHSAAFRQSSQPSPEALERDPDNILLARMNRRRLDAESLRDSILAATGQLDRTPGGPAYVDLGTPRRTLYYRTSRSNLNTYTQLFDGADPTSIVPARNESTVAPQALFLLNHPVALRAAEALANAAGGQPMPAPVVEMYRRLYQREPSPDELEFATRALERLGHPDPNALAAFAQVMLSSNAFCFVD; encoded by the coding sequence ATGCCACGACATCTATTCCTCCTGTTCGCCCTCCTGCCCGCCCTGTCGCCCACAGCGGCGCTGGTGGACGCCGCGGACCACTTCGAGCGGACCATCCGCCCGATGCTGGCGGCCCATTGCTTCGGCTGCCACGGCCCGGAAACGCAGAAATCCGGGTTGCGCCTCGACTCCCTCGCCGCGATGCGCGCCGGGGGTTCCCGGGGTCCCGCCGTGGAACCGGGCAATCCGGACAGCCTCCTCCTCCTGGCGATCCGGCAATCGGGCGATCTGAAGATGCCGCCCGAGGGCGCGCTGTCCGCCGCGGAAATCGAGACGCTGGCGGCGTGGGTCGACTCCGGCGCCAACTGGCCCGAATACAAGCCGGCCCCCGCGCCCGTGCCGGCGCAAATGCTCGAAACCCGCGCCCGGCACTGGGCCTACCAGCCCCTGGCGAGTCCGGCCCCGCCCGCGGTCCAACAGGCGGAATGGCCCCGCAACGCCATAGACCGATTCCTCCTCGCGCGCCTGGAGGCCGACGGCCTCGCGCCCGCGCCGGAAGCCGACCGCCGCACGCTCATCCGCCGCCTGAGCTACACGTTGACCGGCCTGCCGCCGCGCCATGACGAGGTGGAGGCCTTCGCGGCGGATGATCGGCCTGAAGCCTACACCGAACTCGTCGAGCGCCTCCTCGATTCGCCCCACTATGGCGAGCGCTGGGGACGGCACTGGCTGGATGTCGTCCGATACACGGATTCCTTCGACTCGCGCGGCAACGACAAGACCGATCCGGTGGAGATCTGGCGCTACCGGGACTGGGTCGTAAACGCGCTGAACCGAGACATGCCCTACGACGAGTTCGTGCGCCACCAGGTGGCCGGGGACCTCATCCCCGGCCCCGGCGGCGACTTCAACCGCGACGGCCTCGTCGCCACGGGCATGCTGGCCATCGGCCACTGGCCGCAGGGCGACGCCGACAAGGAAAAGATGGTCACCGACATTGTGGACGATCAGGTCGATGTGGTGACGCGGACCTTCCTCGGGGTGACCATGGCCTGCGCCCGCTGCCACGATCACAAATTCGACCCCTTCACCATCGAGGAGTACTACAGCCTCGCGGGGATCTTCTTCAGCAGCAGCATCCTCCCCGGGCCGGGCGCCAAGACCGAGGGATCGCCCATCCTGCACCTGCCGCTTGCGTCGCAGGAGACCCTCGACAGGCGGCGCGACGCCGAGTCCCGGCGGGACGCGTTGCGGCGGGAGCGCGAAACGCTGCTGGCCGATTCCCGCGCGGCACACGCCCAGGCCGAACGCGCGCGCACAGCGGCCTACCTCCTGGCCACCCAACGGGAAGCCCCCGCGGATCCCGCGCTCAACCCGGACGTGCTCGCCGCATGGCGCCGCGCGCTGGAAGGCGGCATCGCCCCGGCGCTCCACCAGGCCACCCCGAACTTTCAGGCCCTGCCCGGCGTCACCGCGCGCGCGGACAGCGGCGGCGTCCCTTCCGCCACCGGAAACGCCAGCGACAGCGCGGTGCAGTACAGCACGATTACCCAGCCCGCGCGATCGGTCGTCGTGCACCCCGGCCCGAGCGAGGGCGTGGGTGTGGGGTGGCGCGCGCCCGCCGCCGGGGCCTATCAGGTCGCCGGACGCCTGGCCGATGCCGACGCCAATTGCGGCGACGGCATCGCCTGGACCCTCGTGCACCGGGAGCATGGTGTCGATCGCGTGCTCGCCACCGCCGAGATGAACAACGGCGGATCCGCAGATATCGCCCTGCCCGCACCGGTGGCGCTGGACGCAGGCGGACAAATCCTGCTCACGGTGTTGCCGCGCGGAGAATACTCCTGCGACACCACACAGGTCGACCTGCGTATCCAGGCGGACGGCGCCGCGTGGGATTTCGCCGCCGACGTGCTTCCCGCCTTTGATGCGGGCAACCCCTGGCCCGATGCCGCCGGAAACGCCGACGTCTGGTGGCTCTATCGCGGCGCCGCGGAATCGCACCTGGATCCCGTGCTGTTCGCGCCCTGGCATGCCGCGATCCGTGACGGCCAGCGCGACGACTCCGCACTCGACGCGGCCGCCGCCATGATCCAGGCCGCCATCAACGCCGCCGATCAGTCCCCGCCGCTCCAGGCCGCCCTCGCGCGCCTCGGCGAGCCCGGCGGGCCACTGTGGATCGAGGCGCCGCCCGCAACGGACGATTCACCGCTCGCCAGGGCCAACGCGGAACTCGCCGCGCTGGATGCCGAGCTGGCGCAACCCCTCGATTTGGCGGTGGGCATTCAGGAAGGCGGCGTGCCGGAAACCGAACACGCCGGCATCCACGATGTCGCCGTGCACCGGCGCGGCAGCTATACCAATCTCGGCCCCATGGTGCCGCGCCAGATGCCCGCCATCGTCCGCGGTACCGCCATCCGCCCCGTGACCGCGGGCAGCGGCCGCGCGGACCTCGCCGCCTGGCTCACGGAAGAGTGCGCGCCCCTCCTCGCGCGCGTCATGGCCAACCGCGTCTGGCAGCACCACGTCGGGACCGGCCTCGTCCGCACCCCGGGCGATTTCGGCGCGCAGGGACAGCCCCCGACCCACCCGGAATTGCTGGACCACCTCGCGGCGCGCTTCATCGAATCCAGCTGGAGCCTCAAGGCGCTCCACCGCGAAATCCTGCACAGCGCGGCGTTCCGCCAGTCCAGCCAGCCATCGCCGGAGGCCCTGGAGCGGGACCCGGACAACATCCTGCTCGCGCGCATGAACCGCCGCCGGCTCGACGCGGAATCCCTGCGCGACAGCATCCTCGCGGCCACCGGGCAACTCGACCGTACCCCCGGCGGGCCGGCCTATGTGGACCTCGGCACGCCCCGCCGCACCCTCTACTACCGCACCTCACGATCCAACCTCAACACCTACACCCAGCTCTTCGACGGCGCGGACCCGACCAGCATCGTGCCCGCGCGAAACGAGTCCACCGTGGCCCCCCAGGCGCTCTTCCTGCTGAACCATCCCGTGGCGCTGCGGGCCGCCGAAGCCCTGGCCAATGCCGCGGGAGGCCAACCCATGCCCGCGCCCGTCGTCGAGATGTACCGCCGCCTCTACCAGCGCGAACCCAGCCCCGACGAGCTCGAATTCGCAACCCGCGCCCTCGAACGCCTCGGCCACCCCGACCCCAACGCGCTCGCCGCCTTCGCCCAGGTCATGCTGAGCAGCAATGCGTTCTGCTTCGTGGATTGA
- a CDS encoding actin-binding WH2 domain-containing protein, whose translation MSDREELHDPEPMEESEVVQRAGRSDSAPRNTIPEFVDGILRHREENFDGIFANRDTLRQIGMLLAIIFVLSAFHGLTMGVSSGLLQMLSAALKVPVLYLATLAVCFPMLYVVNVIMGSRLSFLQTLALILLAMALNAILLAACSPIALFFSITGSGYHFLKLLHVAIFAFSGAWGMMGLWRGLDAMCETSDLYPRQAVRILQIWIVIFAFVGTQMAWSLRPFIGAPSMGFQIFREQESNFYQGVWTSVVGLSQGQNDGAPALGR comes from the coding sequence ATGAGCGATAGAGAGGAATTACACGATCCGGAGCCGATGGAAGAATCCGAAGTCGTGCAACGGGCGGGGCGTTCCGATTCCGCACCGCGAAACACCATCCCGGAGTTTGTCGATGGAATACTACGTCATCGCGAAGAGAACTTCGATGGTATCTTCGCGAATCGTGATACGTTGCGGCAGATCGGGATGCTTCTCGCGATCATATTTGTACTTTCCGCCTTTCATGGATTGACCATGGGGGTTTCCAGCGGCCTTTTGCAGATGCTATCCGCCGCGCTCAAGGTGCCGGTGCTCTATCTGGCCACCCTTGCGGTTTGCTTTCCGATGCTGTACGTCGTAAACGTGATTATGGGATCCCGGCTGAGCTTTCTTCAGACGCTGGCCCTGATCCTGCTTGCGATGGCGCTGAACGCGATTCTCCTGGCGGCCTGCTCGCCGATTGCACTATTCTTCTCTATTACCGGCAGCGGATATCACTTTCTGAAGCTGTTGCATGTGGCAATCTTCGCCTTCAGCGGTGCCTGGGGGATGATGGGGCTCTGGCGGGGACTTGACGCGATGTGTGAGACCTCGGACCTGTATCCGCGCCAGGCGGTGCGGATCCTTCAGATCTGGATTGTCATCTTTGCGTTCGTGGGTACCCAGATGGCGTGGAGCCTGCGCCCATTCATTGGGGCGCCTTCCATGGGCTTTCAGATATTCCGCGAACAAGAAAGCAATTTCTACCAGGGTGTCTGGACTTCCGTCGTGGGGCTCTCTCAGGGGCAGAATGATGGCGCACCCGCATTGGGGCGCTAA
- a CDS encoding helix-turn-helix domain-containing protein, producing MREMNIDIMTVEDVARYLKLKPQTVYKWAQEGQIPATKLGKEWRFRRRILDEWIDTGIALSKGGFDLLYQQGVLEVSRQGLSETEIASILDELDRE from the coding sequence ATGCGAGAGATGAACATTGACATCATGACGGTGGAAGACGTGGCGCGCTACCTCAAGCTGAAGCCACAAACGGTGTACAAGTGGGCTCAGGAGGGCCAGATTCCGGCAACGAAATTGGGTAAGGAATGGCGCTTCCGGCGGCGCATCCTCGATGAGTGGATTGACACCGGTATTGCGCTGTCCAAAGGCGGCTTTGACCTGCTGTACCAGCAAGGCGTACTTGAGGTGTCGCGGCAGGGACTGAGCGAGACGGAGATCGCAAGTATTCTGGACGAACTCGATCGTGAGTAA